From the genome of Sphingobacterium sp. UGAL515B_05:
AAACTTATCTGGATTGCGGCTATTGTATCGCTATGTATCAGCTCACTTGGTTTTTTAGGTTTGCTGTCCATCAATATCCTCAAACGCACAAAAGAAATTGGCATACGAAAAGTACTTGGCGCTTCCGTTTCAGGTATTGTCATTTTGCTATCTCAGGACTTTTTCAAGTGGATGGCTATTGCCTTCACTATTGCCACTCCTGTAGCATTTTATCTCATGGAGCACTGGTTAACTAATTTCCCATTCCGAATAGAAATTAGCTGGTGGATCTTTTCCCTTGCTTTCTGCACTGGATTAATCTTGACGTTATTGGTCGTTGCACTACAATCCATCAAGGCTGCAATAGCAAATCCGGTCCATAGTTTACGGAACGAATGATTGACTGCTGCGACATGGAACAGGATCTCCAGCTACAGGCATCCGCCGAGCTGGAGGTTGAATGCTGTACAATATTGAACGGCAAACTGTCCGATATCGAACAGCATTCAGCAGCACAACAGCAATAAAAAACTAACTATCAACAATATATACACTTGGCCAAACATTTGTATTTTTATTTTTCTATGTCGAGGCCCCATTATACTAACAGCTTCACGAACGGAATAAATTCTTATTACAAAGACAATGAACTTTACAAACTTTAAGATTGCTTGGCGAAATATTCGAAAGAAAAAAGTGCAAAATCTGATCAATCTAATTGGATTGACCTGCGGTATTACTTTTCTACTACTTGTAGGCGCCTATGTCTGGGATGTACACCAAGTGAATAGCAATATCAAAAATATTGATCGGCAATTTTTGTTGCAAAGCAAGTATAAGAAAGAAGGATTTGGTATTAACTTAACCACATTAGGGGCGCTCCCCAAAGCCTTACATGAGGAGTATCCTAATCTTGTCTCTAATTATTATCGGATTGATGGATTGACAGGTATCGTAGCAAACGGAGCAACAATCCATGAGGAAGGGATGTCTCTCGGAGATCCTAGTCTATTGACGATGTTCGGATTCGATATTTTAGCGGGCAATCCCAATACGGCTTTGAATAATCCCTTTTCAGTTGTTATCAGTGAAAAAGCTGCTATAAAATATTTCGGACAAGTGGACGTACTTGGAAGGTCGCTACAAATAAAAAATTTCAAGGGTGAAAAACACGATTTTGAAATTACAGCAATCATCAAATCCGACGTCCAAAATGCCATTATGGATCTCACAAAGAATATGCATGCCGACATATTTTTACCGATCATCAACGAGCAATTCTTTGGCCGATCTATAGACAATTGGAATAATCCATATATTGCTGGTTACATTGAATTGAAGCCAGGTATCAGTTTGGAACAGGTAGACGCTGCCATAGAGACACTGGTAAGCAAAAATACAGATAAGGAATTTTCCAGCCAATATAGCCCTAGTTTAAAACCATTGAAAACCTATTATTTGGACGACAACCAGGGGGCTGTTCGCAAAATGATACGGACATTGGTCTTGACGGCTATTTTTATCTTGATCATGGCCATTATAAATTTCATTAATTTTAGTATCGCTCAGCATATTACGCGATTAAAGGAAATGGGTGTTCGCAAGATGATGGGATCGTCTCGGGTGCAACTTATTAACCAACTGATGACCGAATATATCCTGATCGTGGCCATAGCAACATTCATCAGTCTGCCAATCTATATCGTGACAAGCCCAATCTTCGAACATATCTTGATGCGCAAGCTGCCTACGTTAATGGAATTGCCGATTTATTTTTTTGGTCTACTGGGTATAATGACCTTATTAATTGGTTTGCTGGCGGGTCTATATCCTGCAATCAAGCTTTCCAATATAGCGGTACTTCCGGCAGTCAAAAATCAGTTTTCGACGCTGGGAGGCAAACAGCTGGTACGAAAAATTCTTTTGTTTTTTCAATTTGGGGTAGCCTTGCTCCTGCTTGTCTGCACACTAATTATTTCCAAACAAGTGGATCTATTTCTCCATAGCAATCTAGGTTACAACAAGGACTACTTATTAACCGTTCAAGTACCTAGAGATTGGTCCGAAAATGGTGTTCGCAAAATGGAGACTTTACAACATGAACTCAGCCAGCAACCAGAAGTAAAATCTGTAAGCTTATCTTATGAAACACCGGGATTACTGGGATTCAATATGCAATCTGCATTCGGTACGGTTGAAAACAAAGAAATCCAGGTACAACGGATTACAAGTGATAGTCACTTTTTGGGAACCTATGAAATACCACTAATTGCGGGAACTTTTCTTCCTGAAAACTATGCTACTCATGCGGATAATAGACCAGTTGTCATCAACAGGAAAGCTATGGATGATTTTGGCTTTAAAAATGCCGAGCAGGCGATTGGTCAGCAAATAGCAATAAATGATCCTAGTTATAAAATGACTATTGTGGGCGTTGCTGAAAATTTTGTAGCCAACACACTTCATCAGGCATCCCCGCCAATTATCTGGATAGATGTACATGAGAGCCTTCAATACCGATACCTCAGTATTCGCTTACAAAAAGGCTCTCTTTCCAATACAATACAACAACTAGAAAAAAAATGGAAAACCTTGCTGCCTGATGCACCATTCGAGTATCAATTTATGGATGAACGTATCAAAAGTTTATATGAAACTGAGTTGCAGCTGCATCGCGCTTCCCAGATTGCTACGGT
Proteins encoded in this window:
- a CDS encoding ABC transporter permease codes for the protein MNFTNFKIAWRNIRKKKVQNLINLIGLTCGITFLLLVGAYVWDVHQVNSNIKNIDRQFLLQSKYKKEGFGINLTTLGALPKALHEEYPNLVSNYYRIDGLTGIVANGATIHEEGMSLGDPSLLTMFGFDILAGNPNTALNNPFSVVISEKAAIKYFGQVDVLGRSLQIKNFKGEKHDFEITAIIKSDVQNAIMDLTKNMHADIFLPIINEQFFGRSIDNWNNPYIAGYIELKPGISLEQVDAAIETLVSKNTDKEFSSQYSPSLKPLKTYYLDDNQGAVRKMIRTLVLTAIFILIMAIINFINFSIAQHITRLKEMGVRKMMGSSRVQLINQLMTEYILIVAIATFISLPIYIVTSPIFEHILMRKLPTLMELPIYFFGLLGIMTLLIGLLAGLYPAIKLSNIAVLPAVKNQFSTLGGKQLVRKILLFFQFGVALLLLVCTLIISKQVDLFLHSNLGYNKDYLLTVQVPRDWSENGVRKMETLQHELSQQPEVKSVSLSYETPGLLGFNMQSAFGTVENKEIQVQRITSDSHFLGTYEIPLIAGTFLPENYATHADNRPVVINRKAMDDFGFKNAEQAIGQQIAINDPSYKMTIVGVAENFVANTLHQASPPIIWIDVHESLQYRYLSIRLQKGSLSNTIQQLEKKWKTLLPDAPFEYQFMDERIKSLYETELQLHRASQIATVVSLLIVALGLTGLISLSIHLRNKEVGIRKVLGASLAHLMLLFSKEYYGIFLFAAFTTVPLSYLLMQYWLQNYIIRVEINAFTYLLPLGTLIGLLSLLVGIIVFRSTRFNPVEKLRDE